One window from the genome of Osmerus eperlanus chromosome 3, fOsmEpe2.1, whole genome shotgun sequence encodes:
- the LOC134017599 gene encoding uncharacterized protein LOC134017599 isoform X1 encodes MVTTDARPWHPFRQPGLCGIRGAVGFVLGMAFLIAFSLLYFNKSMHNSDDTMTIDAMTSTVSPATFQMLKSNERKVVDEMESEMEFNSWYKLATYSVKQILGEEHPPCVYCQPLKDVPLIMPAPFNSTSCYDFNYHRIISGDIDKTRCVDSSHLVLFRNCPVCPTNSYHYQSSSAWYLKSNLGCAAVRPMLTGPIENEGTEDVLIDFVIVPGQKFECFEKSSDIVKTVFVGNFSEGKVKIGTCGHTWVVNPYCEAMQFRDVNGTLHPCYKYEGSVRVDSEGKHHTPPPSGPLVYPGRDIADVFWYCGGRIRSRLPEGWVGVCAKVMLVSKTLIKPLGNVTVDSGRQRRAAPVGSFDSGIYIDDIGVPRGVPTEFKARNQVAAGLESFFCVHCTVNKNVDWINYIYYNQQRFINYTVDAISGLSEQLAKTSEMAWQNRIALDMLLAEKGGVCVLFNNTCCTYIPNNTASDGSVTKALSSMRTLRLELSEHSGFDDSKGVWSWIDGSWEMFGKWKAVLLSVLCGIGVILLILLFLACCLFPCVRKIVEKTMAKSFAVQMMNYSPLEDSDWVPPFKDEEATVSDM; translated from the coding sequence atggtcactacggatgcacgaccatggcatccgttccgacaacctggactttgtggtatacggggtgcagtgggttttgtcttgggaatggcatttcttattgcattttcgcttttgtattttaataaaagtatgcataattctgatgatactatgacgATAGATgcaatgacttcaactgtttcacctgcaacgttccagatgttgaaaagtaaTGAGAGAAAagttgtagatgaaatggaatcggaaatggagtttaattcttggtataagttagctACATATTCTGTAAAACAAattttaggcgaagaacacccaccatgtgtgtattgccagccacttaaggatgttccactgattatgccagcaccatttaattcaactagttgttatgattttaattaccatcgaattatttcaggtgacattgataaaacgaggtgtgtggacagtagtcatctggttttgttcaggaattgtccagtctgtcccactaacagctatcattaccagagttctagtgcttggtatttaaaatccaatctaggatgtgcagcagtacgtcctatgcttactggaccaattgagaacgagggaacggaagatgttctgattgattttgttatagttccagggcagaagtttgagtgtttcgagaaaagttctgatattgttaaaacagtatttgtggggaactttagtgaagggaaagtaaagattggaacttgtggacatacttgggtggtaaatccatactgtgaggcgatgcagtttagagatgttaatgggactttacacccttgttacaagtatgaaggctctgttcgtgtggatagtgagggaaaacatcatactccgccaccttctggcccattggtatatccaggacgcgatatagctgatgtattttggtattgtgggggtagaattagatcacgtttaccagaaggatgggtgggagtgtgtgctaaggtgatgttagttagtaagacgttgattaagcctttaggtaatgtgacggttgattcaggcagacagagacgagctgctcctgttggatcttttgatagtggaatttacatagatgatattggagtaccaagaggggtgcctactgagtttaaagctagaaatcaggtagctgcaggactagaatcattcttttgcgtacattgtacggttaacaaaaatgtggattggattaattatatatattataatcagcaacgttttattaattacactgttgatgcgatttctggattatcagaacaattggctaagacttcagagatggcatggcaaaacaggattgctctagacatgttgttggctgaaaaagggggtgtttgtgtacttttcaataatacatgttgtacgtacattcccaataatacagcgagtgatgggtcagtcactaaagcattatcaagcatgcgtactttgagattagaattgtctgaacattctggatttgatgattcaaaaggagtttggtcatggattgacggttcttgggaaatgtttggtaaatggaaggcagttcttctgtctgttttgtgtggaataggtgtcattttgttgatactattgtttttggcttgttgtctgtttccctgtgtaaggaagattgtggaaaagacaatggctaaatcatttgctgttcaaatgatgaactatagtcccttagaggattctgactgggttccaccatttaaggatgaagaggctactgtgagtgatatgtaa